The following are encoded together in the Elusimicrobiota bacterium genome:
- a CDS encoding DUF58 domain-containing protein yields MISREILSQVRRIEILTGRLVSETFAGEYQSVFKGRGMEFQEVREYSPGDDIRAIDWNVTARTGRPFVRQYTEERELTVAVACDLSGSQYFGSAQRLKNETAAELSAVLAFSALQNNDKVGLFLFTDEIEEYVPPKKGRRHVLHLIRDVLAFAPERRGTRIQAALDRINRVLKRRCILFLISDFRDQGFEKSLKMAALKHDVVPVLIRDPLEASLPRVNAVLNLQDPESGERALWDAGREDLRESHAGLESARIKSLKQTFRLYGLDDIEIGTDRSYIEPVIRFFRERQKRLRH; encoded by the coding sequence ATGATCTCCCGGGAAATCCTCAGCCAAGTCAGGCGCATCGAGATATTGACCGGGCGCCTGGTGAGCGAGACCTTCGCGGGGGAATACCAAAGCGTGTTCAAGGGCCGGGGCATGGAGTTCCAGGAGGTGCGCGAGTACTCCCCGGGAGACGACATCCGCGCCATAGACTGGAACGTGACCGCGCGCACCGGCAGGCCCTTCGTGCGCCAGTACACCGAGGAGCGAGAGCTCACCGTGGCGGTCGCCTGCGACCTCTCCGGGTCGCAGTACTTCGGCAGCGCCCAACGGCTCAAGAACGAGACCGCGGCCGAGCTCTCCGCGGTCCTGGCCTTCTCGGCCCTGCAGAACAACGACAAGGTGGGGCTCTTCCTGTTCACCGACGAGATCGAGGAATACGTGCCTCCCAAGAAGGGGCGGCGCCATGTCCTGCACCTTATCCGGGATGTCCTGGCCTTCGCCCCGGAGCGCCGGGGGACCCGCATCCAGGCGGCCCTTGACCGGATCAACCGGGTCTTAAAGCGCCGCTGCATCCTGTTTCTCATCTCGGACTTCCGGGACCAAGGCTTCGAGAAATCCCTCAAGATGGCGGCCTTGAAGCACGACGTGGTGCCGGTGCTCATACGCGATCCCCTGGAGGCAAGCCTGCCCCGGGTGAACGCCGTTCTCAACCTGCAAGACCCCGAGTCCGGGGAGCGCGCGCTGTGGGACGCGGGCCGGGAGGACCTGCGCGAGTCTCACGCAGGCCTTGAAAGCGCCCGGATCAAGAGCTTGAAGCAGACCTTCCGGCTTTACGGCCTCGACGACATCGAGATCGGGACGGACAGGTCCTACATAGAGCCGGTGATACGATTTTTTCGGGAACGGCAAAAGAGGCTCAGGCATTGA
- a CDS encoding HEAT repeat domain-containing protein, giving the protein MKYLISFVIFIVAGFFAFRQMRPKPLPPPPPPPPILQEPLPVINEEEQQKIIKSANDSDPAVRWEALLLLDKMRSPQAYPLLFEKLRKDQEAQVRIKVAKLLAARNTQDVAQNLVWALRDREAEVRIAVLQSLDQLGNYATASAITEASRDPDESVRVQALKTLNSLQDKRAAEIELARQKHEEEIRRRQAEAAKKR; this is encoded by the coding sequence ATGAAATACCTAATAAGCTTCGTCATCTTCATCGTGGCGGGCTTCTTCGCCTTCCGCCAGATGCGGCCCAAGCCCCTGCCGCCCCCGCCCCCACCCCCGCCCATCCTCCAGGAGCCGCTTCCCGTGATCAACGAGGAAGAGCAGCAGAAAATCATAAAGTCGGCCAACGACTCCGATCCCGCGGTGCGCTGGGAGGCTTTGCTTCTGCTCGACAAGATGCGCTCGCCCCAAGCCTATCCCCTCCTTTTCGAGAAGCTCCGCAAGGACCAGGAGGCCCAGGTGCGCATCAAGGTGGCCAAGCTACTGGCCGCCCGCAACACCCAGGACGTGGCCCAGAACCTGGTCTGGGCCTTGAGGGACCGCGAGGCCGAGGTGCGCATCGCGGTCCTGCAATCCTTGGATCAGCTGGGCAATTACGCCACGGCCTCGGCCATCACCGAGGCCAGCCGGGACCCGGATGAATCGGTAAGGGTCCAAGCCTTGAAGACTTTGAACAGCCTGCAGGATAAACGGGCCGCCGAGATCGAGCTGGCCCGGCAGAAGCACGAGGAGGAGATTCGCCGGCGGCAGGCGGAAGCCGCCAAGAAGCGATAA
- a CDS encoding VWA domain-containing protein — protein MRFSYPWVLALSGLALVLGWGYMRREKAINPSLTFPLPGGRKRKPSLKANLARWAGPGLKLAAMLLIIAALARPQKTAGRLVQSGQGIAIMLAIDTSQSMSAIDFAPADRLGAAKDTASRFIEGRAQDRIGAVVFGGAPQLACPLTVDYGALLSELSELYPNMTHAEGTAIGEGIISAVNHLKSSPAKSKVIILLTDGRNNAGLIDPVTAAKTAASFGIKLYAIGTAKRGQALMPVDDPLRGKVLVAIEDDLDEDLLKEVAQITQGSYFRATSLNELKEIYATIDRLEKSEVKLPEIASRGDLYFFPAGLAAILLLLEMAAAGTVLLRWP, from the coding sequence ATGAGATTCTCCTACCCTTGGGTCCTGGCCCTCTCCGGCCTCGCCTTGGTCCTGGGCTGGGGCTATATGCGGCGCGAGAAGGCGATCAACCCTTCGCTGACTTTCCCGCTTCCGGGCGGCAGAAAGAGAAAGCCCTCTCTCAAGGCGAACCTAGCCCGCTGGGCCGGACCGGGCCTTAAGCTTGCCGCCATGCTTCTCATCATCGCGGCTCTGGCTCGTCCGCAGAAGACCGCGGGACGGCTCGTCCAGTCCGGGCAGGGCATCGCCATCATGCTTGCCATAGACACATCCCAAAGCATGAGCGCTATCGACTTTGCCCCCGCCGACCGACTCGGAGCGGCCAAGGACACAGCCAGCCGCTTCATCGAGGGCCGGGCCCAGGACCGAATTGGAGCGGTCGTTTTCGGAGGAGCTCCCCAGCTCGCCTGCCCGCTCACTGTGGATTACGGAGCCTTGCTCTCGGAGCTCTCCGAGCTTTACCCGAACATGACCCACGCCGAGGGCACGGCCATCGGAGAGGGGATCATATCCGCGGTCAATCACTTGAAGTCGAGCCCGGCCAAGAGCAAGGTCATCATTCTTCTCACCGATGGGCGCAACAACGCGGGGCTCATAGACCCCGTGACCGCGGCCAAGACCGCCGCCAGCTTCGGCATCAAGCTATACGCCATCGGCACGGCCAAGCGCGGCCAGGCTTTGATGCCCGTGGACGACCCCCTGCGCGGCAAAGTGCTGGTGGCCATCGAGGACGACCTCGACGAGGACCTTTTAAAGGAAGTGGCCCAGATCACCCAAGGCAGCTACTTCCGCGCCACCAGCCTGAACGAACTCAAGGAGATATATGCCACGATAGACAGGCTTGAAAAATCCGAAGTCAAGCTTCCTGAGATCGCCTCACGAGGCGATCTCTACTTCTTCCCGGCGGGCCTGGCCGCCATCCTCCTCCTCCTCGAAATGGCCGCGGCCGGCACGGTCCTCTTGAGGTGGCCCTGA
- a CDS encoding class II glutamine amidotransferase: MCRLFAQISPSPTSATPHLVESEFSLLRQSDFNKDNLQKDGWGIGYFGNKNEPVVSKSPKPAFMEKELFSRAARPAAKIVIGHIRAASNPRDLPESELLSEANSQPFTDGEWLFAHNGTLNIPGEVTENLGSLAQNLKSLNDSEVYFWQFIKFYRKTKDPIAALRSCVKENWELWEKCRGAHPDKKGPYTTLNAVLSDGRRLYAFCHGSRPSTTFGVYNPDQPWSVMSFAQRGNMALISSENLDRGDSWTRFNPPEILSAEIAGGVVRLERIPAGLEVPASIPKNL, translated from the coding sequence ATGTGCCGGCTTTTCGCTCAAATTTCTCCCTCTCCAACGAGCGCCACTCCGCACCTGGTGGAATCCGAGTTTTCCTTGCTTCGGCAAAGCGATTTCAACAAGGACAACCTTCAAAAGGACGGCTGGGGGATCGGCTATTTCGGGAACAAAAACGAGCCCGTGGTGTCGAAAAGCCCGAAACCGGCTTTCATGGAAAAAGAGCTCTTCTCCCGTGCCGCTCGGCCCGCCGCGAAGATCGTCATAGGCCACATCCGCGCCGCCTCCAATCCCCGAGACCTTCCGGAAAGCGAGCTCCTAAGCGAGGCCAACTCCCAGCCCTTCACGGACGGGGAGTGGCTTTTCGCCCATAACGGGACCTTGAACATACCGGGAGAAGTGACGGAGAATCTGGGGAGCCTGGCCCAAAACCTCAAGTCATTAAACGACAGCGAGGTTTATTTTTGGCAGTTCATCAAATTCTACCGGAAAACCAAGGACCCGATCGCGGCACTCCGGTCATGCGTCAAGGAGAACTGGGAGCTGTGGGAGAAATGCCGCGGCGCGCACCCCGACAAGAAGGGACCCTACACCACCTTGAACGCGGTGCTAAGCGACGGCCGCCGGCTCTACGCCTTCTGCCACGGCTCGCGCCCCAGCACGACCTTCGGGGTGTACAACCCGGACCAGCCCTGGAGCGTCATGAGCTTCGCCCAGCGGGGGAACATGGCGCTTATCTCCAGCGAGAACCTCGACCGGGGGGACAGCTGGACGCGATTTAATCCCCCGGAAATCCTGAGCGCGGAGATCGCGGGCGGTGTGGTCCGGCTGGAGAGAATCCCAGCCGGACTGGAGGTTCCCGCGTCAATTCCAAAGAATCTATGA
- a CDS encoding VWA domain-containing protein, which produces MFKYPAFLWALLPALTAAGLSYFQGEKRRARISRALGDSRTLERLASLGRGPRRLLKFWLKFWALAFLGLGLAGPQWGLELVSAESDARQVLIAVDVSQSMLAEDFKPSRLEKAKRELALLLDQLPGSRVGIIAFAGEPALVCPLTTDLEAAKQILSSLSPDMVPVPGTGIGKAIKLASQSLERYSGEKSLVLITDGEDHRTDPLKAAREALAQSMRIFPIGIGSPEGEPIPIKEGGNLSGYKKDKNGRTVISKLGEGALSAIAAETRGRYYRATAGESEAALIAEEILKAGKAKGAASSMARYKNRFAVPLGLALALLMLEFLIPELQKKKTLLPVVLLLTGALHSPLHAALGAEGSLRRGNKLYRKELYAPALKEYEEAGRRKPRDPRPFFNAGDALYHLGEYGKAQEAFAALAESAAPAPLRGQAYYNLGNMHMAQGQYPQAVEAYRNALGLASKDPDLRHNLALALRYLKNPPPQKKQKDQGKENPQNQPSQSPNSQDRQQPEKSKPQPPISREDAERLLRAVAEKEKSAPQLKREKAAKRPPSEPEEDW; this is translated from the coding sequence ATGTTTAAATACCCGGCCTTTCTATGGGCTCTTCTCCCGGCCTTGACGGCGGCGGGGCTCTCCTACTTCCAGGGCGAAAAGCGGCGCGCGCGGATCTCGCGGGCCCTGGGAGATTCGCGCACCTTGGAGCGCTTGGCCTCGCTGGGGCGGGGGCCCCGCCGGCTCCTCAAGTTCTGGCTCAAATTCTGGGCCCTGGCCTTCCTGGGCCTGGGCCTGGCCGGGCCCCAGTGGGGCCTGGAGCTCGTAAGCGCGGAGTCGGACGCCAGGCAAGTCCTCATCGCCGTGGACGTCTCCCAGTCCATGCTGGCCGAGGACTTCAAGCCCTCCCGCCTCGAAAAAGCCAAAAGGGAGCTCGCCCTTCTCCTGGACCAGCTCCCGGGAAGCCGGGTGGGGATCATCGCCTTCGCCGGCGAACCCGCCTTGGTCTGCCCGCTGACCACCGACCTCGAGGCCGCCAAGCAAATACTTTCAAGCCTCTCCCCCGACATGGTCCCGGTGCCCGGCACCGGGATCGGCAAGGCGATCAAGCTGGCATCCCAGTCCCTGGAACGCTATTCGGGAGAAAAGTCCTTGGTTCTCATCACGGACGGGGAGGACCACCGCACCGACCCGCTCAAGGCGGCGCGCGAGGCTCTCGCCCAAAGTATGCGCATATTCCCCATCGGCATCGGCAGCCCCGAGGGCGAGCCCATCCCGATCAAGGAGGGGGGAAACTTGTCCGGCTACAAGAAGGACAAGAACGGCCGGACCGTGATCTCCAAGCTCGGGGAAGGGGCCTTGTCCGCGATCGCCGCCGAGACCCGGGGACGCTATTACCGGGCCACGGCGGGAGAATCCGAGGCCGCTTTGATCGCGGAGGAAATCCTCAAGGCCGGAAAGGCCAAGGGGGCCGCCTCCTCCATGGCCCGCTACAAGAACCGCTTCGCCGTTCCGCTAGGTCTGGCCTTGGCCCTCTTAATGCTGGAATTTTTAATTCCCGAGCTCCAAAAGAAAAAAACCTTATTGCCCGTGGTCTTACTCCTGACGGGAGCGCTACACTCTCCCCTGCACGCCGCACTAGGTGCCGAGGGGTCTCTACGCCGGGGCAACAAGCTCTACCGCAAGGAGCTCTACGCCCCGGCCTTGAAGGAATACGAGGAGGCCGGGCGCCGCAAGCCCCGGGACCCGCGCCCCTTCTTCAACGCCGGGGACGCCCTGTACCATTTAGGGGAATATGGGAAGGCTCAAGAAGCCTTCGCGGCCCTGGCCGAGTCCGCGGCTCCAGCACCCTTGCGCGGCCAGGCTTACTATAATCTAGGGAATATGCATATGGCCCAGGGCCAGTACCCCCAAGCCGTAGAAGCCTACCGGAACGCCCTGGGGCTGGCCTCCAAGGACCCGGACCTGCGCCACAACCTGGCCCTGGCCCTGCGCTATTTAAAAAACCCTCCGCCGCAAAAGAAGCAGAAAGACCAAGGGAAAGAGAATCCGCAAAACCAGCCGAGCCAGAGCCCGAATTCCCAGGACCGCCAACAGCCCGAGAAATCAAAACCTCAACCCCCGATTTCACGGGAGGACGCGGAAAGGCTGCTGCGCGCGGTCGCGGAAAAAGAGAAAAGCGCTCCCCAGCTCAAGCGGGAGAAAGCGGCCAAGCGCCCCCCAAGCGAGCCGGAGGAGGACTGGTGA
- a CDS encoding MoxR family ATPase has protein sequence MEPGIKEINQKVTQESSFVAVLKREMARVIVGQEEAVDRILIGLLANGHILLEGVPGLAKTLTIKTLAQAVDAEFSRIQFTPDLLPADLTGTLIFNPKDSQFSVRKGPLFSNLVLADEINRAPAKVQSALLEAMQERHVTIGNSTYPLPELFLVLATQNPIEQEGTYPLPEAQVDRFMLKLKISYPTIVEEKAILERMTAAHVPVPEKAVSPQQILKARETVSQIYVDEKIKNYILDLVFATRQPQNYRLNSLKSLISYGASPRATIALAMASKAYAFLNGRGYVTPEDVKSIGPDVLRHRILVSYEAEAENLSSENIIQTLFETIEVP, from the coding sequence ATGGAACCAGGCATCAAGGAAATCAACCAGAAGGTGACTCAGGAAAGCTCGTTCGTGGCGGTCTTGAAGCGCGAAATGGCTCGGGTGATCGTGGGCCAGGAGGAGGCCGTGGATCGCATCCTGATCGGGCTCCTCGCCAACGGGCACATATTGCTCGAGGGGGTGCCGGGCCTGGCCAAGACCCTCACCATCAAGACCTTGGCGCAGGCCGTTGACGCGGAGTTCTCGCGCATCCAATTCACCCCCGACCTTTTGCCCGCGGATCTTACGGGGACCTTGATCTTCAATCCCAAGGACTCGCAGTTCTCGGTGCGCAAGGGACCGCTGTTTTCCAACCTCGTGCTCGCCGATGAGATCAACCGGGCCCCGGCCAAGGTCCAGAGCGCGCTTCTGGAGGCCATGCAGGAGCGCCACGTCACCATCGGAAACTCCACTTACCCCTTGCCCGAGCTCTTCCTGGTCCTGGCCACCCAGAACCCCATCGAGCAGGAGGGGACCTACCCCCTGCCAGAGGCCCAGGTGGACCGCTTCATGCTCAAGCTCAAGATCTCCTATCCGACCATAGTCGAGGAGAAGGCGATCCTGGAGCGCATGACCGCGGCCCACGTCCCGGTCCCGGAAAAGGCCGTCTCGCCCCAGCAAATCCTGAAGGCCCGCGAGACCGTCTCCCAGATCTACGTGGACGAGAAGATCAAGAACTACATCCTGGATCTGGTATTCGCCACGCGCCAGCCGCAGAATTACAGGCTGAATTCCCTCAAGAGCCTTATCTCGTACGGTGCCAGCCCCCGGGCCACCATCGCCTTGGCCATGGCCTCCAAGGCCTACGCGTTCTTGAACGGACGAGGCTACGTCACCCCCGAGGACGTCAAGTCCATCGGCCCGGACGTGCTGCGCCACCGCATACTCGTGAGCTACGAGGCCGAGGCCGAGAATCTCTCCTCGGAGAACATCATCCAGACTTTGTTCGAGACCATCGAAGTTCCTTAA
- a CDS encoding OPT/YSL family transporter: MVKAGAEAGGDDRFTPTMLLSIVAISLVVSASYPYMLLKMGMGPSVNALSGVLAFLLLKAIGQRRFSARANNLVQTAASSAATAAFMSVPLVAMDQMGFVLDPVRTFLWANTTTALGVLMAAPLMRHYIEVEKLKFPSGEATAQTLISLEDPNGPGRARAMTVGVFGVASMTLGFLKDGLDKIPGAFFATPYGLGLEFSPMLAGSGMLMGLRNALWMLGASLLFWGAIAPLMIHAGMGMPVAEVFHLQDLLAQGKYFAVLTKWTLWPAVAFMVANGLASLALNWKLIMNSFHSLTSLHRSDIPLKPLLIGVAALVLLHGAVQYSLMGISPILTIVSVALAFPLMLICIKATGETDLTPVSVMGSATQAAFAGISPGSVATSLTTAASTAGIAASAGDLANDFKTGHILGSSRKKMLVAQLIGIPIGGLVLSIVYPMLKAVYGFGPEGLVSPMSQKWVAFAEILNRGLGALPPELGPVVAVAAVAGVMLSLLERRWPNAAPSGIVLGLALLLPGQMMATAALGAAVAWLAARAMKGDGEGVKAVGSGLIIGEALAAVLISGLKFFKLL, encoded by the coding sequence GTGGTTAAAGCGGGGGCCGAGGCTGGCGGAGACGACCGATTCACGCCCACCATGCTCCTGAGCATTGTCGCGATTTCTTTGGTCGTCTCGGCCAGCTACCCTTACATGCTCCTTAAAATGGGCATGGGCCCGTCGGTCAACGCCCTGTCCGGGGTCCTGGCCTTCCTCTTGCTCAAGGCGATCGGCCAGAGGCGCTTTAGCGCCAGGGCCAACAATCTCGTCCAGACCGCGGCCTCGAGCGCGGCCACGGCCGCCTTCATGAGCGTGCCCTTGGTGGCCATGGACCAGATGGGATTCGTCCTGGATCCGGTGAGGACTTTCTTATGGGCCAATACCACCACGGCTCTCGGCGTGCTCATGGCGGCCCCCCTCATGCGCCACTATATAGAAGTAGAGAAACTCAAATTCCCATCGGGAGAAGCGACCGCCCAAACCTTGATCAGCCTCGAGGACCCCAATGGCCCCGGCAGGGCCAGGGCCATGACCGTCGGGGTTTTCGGCGTCGCGTCCATGACCTTGGGTTTTCTGAAGGACGGGCTCGATAAAATCCCCGGGGCTTTCTTTGCGACCCCCTACGGCTTGGGCCTTGAGTTCTCCCCCATGCTCGCGGGTTCGGGCATGCTCATGGGCTTGCGCAATGCCCTATGGATGCTGGGCGCCTCGCTGCTCTTTTGGGGCGCTATCGCCCCCCTGATGATTCATGCGGGGATGGGAATGCCCGTGGCCGAGGTCTTCCACCTTCAGGACCTTCTAGCCCAGGGGAAGTATTTCGCGGTCCTGACGAAATGGACTCTTTGGCCCGCGGTCGCGTTCATGGTCGCCAACGGCTTGGCTTCTTTGGCTTTAAACTGGAAATTGATCATGAACTCCTTTCATTCCTTGACCAGCTTGCACCGCAGCGACATTCCCCTCAAGCCGCTCCTCATCGGCGTGGCCGCGCTAGTCCTTCTTCATGGAGCGGTCCAATATTCCCTGATGGGGATCAGCCCGATTCTCACCATTGTTTCCGTGGCGCTGGCCTTTCCTCTCATGCTCATTTGCATCAAAGCCACCGGCGAAACGGACCTGACCCCGGTGTCGGTGATGGGTTCGGCCACTCAGGCGGCTTTCGCGGGCATCTCTCCCGGAAGCGTGGCGACCAGCCTGACCACCGCGGCCAGCACGGCCGGGATCGCCGCCTCCGCCGGCGATTTGGCCAACGACTTCAAAACCGGGCATATCCTTGGTTCTTCCCGAAAGAAAATGCTCGTGGCCCAACTCATTGGGATTCCCATCGGGGGCCTCGTCCTCTCCATAGTTTATCCCATGCTCAAGGCCGTCTACGGATTCGGCCCCGAGGGCCTGGTTTCCCCCATGTCCCAGAAATGGGTGGCCTTCGCCGAGATTCTAAACCGCGGCCTGGGCGCTCTCCCGCCGGAATTGGGCCCGGTCGTGGCGGTCGCCGCCGTGGCGGGAGTGATGCTGAGCCTTCTTGAAAGACGCTGGCCCAATGCCGCCCCTTCGGGCATTGTCTTGGGCCTGGCTCTCCTTCTTCCCGGCCAGATGATGGCGACCGCGGCTCTGGGAGCCGCGGTCGCCTGGCTTGCGGCCAGAGCCATGAAAGGCGACGGCGAGGGCGTGAAGGCCGTGGGCTCCGGCCTCATCATCGGCGAGGCTCTCGCGGCGGTTTTGATCTCCGGACTCAAGTTCTTTAAATTGCTATGA